A DNA window from Deinococcus sonorensis KR-87 contains the following coding sequences:
- a CDS encoding phage NrS-1 polymerase family protein, which translates to MIDRSDRDPWASLPAEIRELTCWLPWVARRRANSKVAKIPVRRLGRSLYPVRPTDPDAWLTHQAALDEVTTGRASGIGVCLPTGMCVLDVDDVLINGRPSPEMRALVDDAASWTELSPSGQGLHLWFCAPQGLRPTRSDGLELLTCGQYVTVTGMPLPGSGCDLQPLPPALQERFAERRPVFPPRSVPVQAIDGDDAVARHLQSAIERQPRFRQLFRDGDTSAYDSHSEADLALCQMLRRLVGPDLDMIDLWFRRSALVRAKWLDDGYRERTIALTLRSGWTGSPPRNSDSA; encoded by the coding sequence ATGATCGACAGATCAGACCGCGATCCCTGGGCCTCCCTGCCCGCCGAGATCCGGGAGCTGACCTGCTGGCTCCCCTGGGTGGCGAGGCGCAGGGCAAATTCGAAGGTAGCGAAAATCCCGGTCCGGCGGCTCGGCCGCAGTCTGTATCCGGTCCGACCGACCGACCCTGATGCATGGTTGACCCACCAGGCCGCTCTGGACGAAGTCACCACCGGTCGGGCCAGCGGGATCGGCGTGTGTCTGCCCACGGGGATGTGCGTGCTGGACGTCGACGACGTGCTGATCAATGGCAGGCCTAGCCCCGAGATGCGCGCTCTGGTGGACGACGCCGCAAGCTGGACCGAGCTGTCGCCCAGCGGGCAGGGCCTGCATCTCTGGTTTTGCGCGCCGCAGGGCCTGCGACCAACACGTTCAGACGGCCTTGAACTGTTGACCTGCGGGCAGTACGTCACGGTGACCGGCATGCCGCTTCCGGGATCAGGGTGCGACCTCCAGCCGCTCCCACCGGCCCTGCAGGAACGCTTCGCGGAACGGCGACCAGTTTTCCCCCCTCGTTCAGTTCCGGTCCAGGCCATCGATGGAGACGACGCCGTCGCCCGCCACCTGCAGTCGGCCATCGAGCGTCAGCCGCGATTCCGCCAGCTCTTCCGTGACGGTGACACCTCCGCCTATGACAGTCACAGCGAAGCCGACCTCGCCCTGTGTCAGATGCTCCGCCGGCTGGTCGGACCAGACCTGGACATGATCGACCTGTGGTTTCGCCGGTCAGCCCTCGTCAGGGCGAAGTGGCTGGACGACGGTTACCGAGAGCGCACGATCGCGCTCACGCTGAGAAGTGGATGGACCGGCAGCCCTCCCCGCAACTCGGACTCGGCGTGA
- a CDS encoding zinc ribbon domain-containing protein codes for MQPQTYILPIDRSANPVIERWVKDGQLRATDEQLPGTNGRVYALSPALLSTVCAADDFHLNVGRERIGVPIYRMPEWEYSSIVRASDTFHQHRIAHLIQPLLVSQQVFQADRWIANVIDAVAGAPLVGPQPLTVGEQWSDDGRFVPEATRLIRRHAFWMLQLGFELPPTRDLDGHGLVLGIDVGLRPLVTVALEGDGSWATGGIVRFTPAIWRQLSVAAIAAGVDTVLVKRTARLLRYSAARELIEEGFLVPVAQTARAVVAERLNYAGFERHIVRQMREEAIRDFLTAWLPQRLHAWGIQFVPTDPAFTSRDCSRIGCNHRNHPSEEEERIEIFVCELCGHSMNIHANAALNILRRGLPEVRG; via the coding sequence ATGCAGCCACAGACCTACATCCTGCCCATCGACCGCTCCGCCAACCCCGTCATTGAGCGGTGGGTCAAAGACGGGCAGCTGCGCGCCACGGACGAGCAGTTGCCCGGCACCAACGGCCGCGTCTACGCCCTCTCGCCCGCCCTTCTGTCCACCGTCTGCGCCGCCGACGACTTCCACCTCAACGTCGGCCGGGAGCGCATCGGGGTGCCCATCTACCGGATGCCCGAGTGGGAATACTCGTCAATCGTACGGGCCTCCGACACCTTCCATCAGCACCGGATCGCTCACCTGATTCAACCGCTGCTGGTGAGTCAGCAGGTGTTCCAGGCCGACCGCTGGATCGCGAATGTGATCGACGCCGTAGCGGGCGCGCCGCTCGTCGGCCCGCAGCCCCTGACCGTCGGTGAGCAATGGTCGGACGATGGCCGATTCGTCCCGGAGGCGACCCGGCTGATCCGCCGCCACGCCTTCTGGATGCTTCAGCTCGGCTTTGAGCTGCCGCCGACCCGGGATCTGGACGGTCATGGCTTGGTCCTCGGCATCGACGTCGGGCTGCGCCCGCTGGTGACGGTGGCGCTTGAAGGCGACGGCAGCTGGGCCACCGGCGGAATCGTCCGGTTCACGCCGGCCATCTGGCGGCAGCTTTCGGTCGCGGCGATAGCGGCCGGAGTCGACACGGTACTGGTCAAGCGGACGGCTCGGTTGCTCCGCTATTCGGCAGCCCGAGAGTTGATCGAGGAAGGGTTCCTGGTCCCGGTGGCGCAGACGGCGCGGGCGGTCGTGGCCGAGCGGCTGAACTACGCCGGCTTCGAACGGCACATCGTCCGTCAGATGCGCGAGGAGGCCATCCGCGACTTCCTGACCGCCTGGCTTCCCCAGCGGCTGCACGCCTGGGGCATCCAGTTCGTCCCAACGGATCCTGCCTTCACGTCCCGCGACTGCAGCCGCATCGGTTGCAATCACCGCAATCACCCCAGTGAAGAGGAAGAGCGAATCGAGATCTTCGTGTGCGAGCTCTGCGGGCACTCCATGAACATCCACGCCAACGCGGCGCTGAACATCCTGCGGCGCGGGTTGCCGGAAGTCCGCGGATGA
- a CDS encoding helix-turn-helix domain-containing protein → MSEQQQIHPDFLTVPQVARRLQLGRNTVYGLIRTRSIPSVRIGRSIRISRPVLERWLAQVDGQLVEVGQ, encoded by the coding sequence ATGTCAGAGCAGCAACAGATTCACCCCGACTTCTTGACGGTCCCGCAGGTGGCCCGTCGACTGCAGCTGGGCAGGAACACCGTGTACGGCCTGATCCGTACCCGGAGCATCCCGAGTGTCCGCATCGGCCGCAGCATCCGCATCAGCCGCCCCGTGCTGGAACGCTGGTTGGCACAGGTCGATGGCCAGCTGGTCGAGGTCGGGCAGTGA
- a CDS encoding tyrosine-type recombinase/integrase has product MTIVDSGHRRRIVGPVVTTKQEAEAGLLQARAARERGTLSPPTVITFGEWIDHWRDQHAPTVATSTAGVVRDYLSIYVDEPIRRVRLQAVTVQVLRQLDARLVSRGLAVSTRSKIMGLVRAALRLAVEDGLILSTPGDLVKVKQTAIDLMRVDKKRALTPEEVRRLFAAADGHWLEVMVTILFALGLRRGEALGLRWSDINWKSGTVRIEQQLRMSAGQAELAPLKTKSSRRTLGMDSFLRAALIRQQERQAEWKAACGVLWTDSGLVITTETGHWVDPRVPNRVFGLLAREAGIKRLSTHSGRHTNISGQIAAGVPIAVVAARAGHRDGTVTAKAYITVMQDQIRAGGFDLGGYLGHQLDQDPK; this is encoded by the coding sequence ATGACCATCGTCGACAGTGGCCACCGCCGCCGAATCGTGGGTCCGGTCGTTACCACGAAGCAGGAGGCCGAGGCAGGCCTCCTGCAGGCCCGGGCGGCCCGGGAGCGTGGGACGCTCAGCCCCCCGACCGTCATCACGTTCGGGGAGTGGATCGACCACTGGCGGGACCAGCACGCACCGACCGTGGCTACCAGCACCGCGGGGGTGGTACGCGACTACCTCAGCATCTACGTCGACGAACCGATCCGCCGGGTCAGGCTCCAGGCGGTGACGGTGCAGGTCCTGCGTCAGTTGGACGCCCGCCTGGTCTCGCGTGGCCTGGCCGTATCGACCCGCAGCAAGATCATGGGCCTGGTCCGGGCGGCGCTCCGCCTGGCGGTGGAAGACGGGTTGATCCTCAGCACCCCTGGCGACCTGGTGAAGGTTAAACAGACGGCGATCGATCTCATGCGCGTCGACAAAAAGAGGGCACTGACGCCGGAGGAGGTGCGTCGGCTGTTTGCGGCGGCTGACGGCCACTGGTTGGAGGTGATGGTGACCATCCTGTTCGCCTTGGGTCTCCGGCGCGGGGAGGCGCTCGGCCTGCGGTGGAGCGATATCAACTGGAAGTCCGGCACCGTGCGGATCGAGCAGCAGCTCCGCATGTCGGCTGGTCAAGCCGAGCTGGCGCCGCTGAAGACGAAGTCGTCCCGCCGGACCCTGGGGATGGACAGCTTTCTTCGGGCGGCCCTGATCCGCCAGCAGGAGCGGCAGGCGGAGTGGAAGGCCGCCTGTGGGGTGTTGTGGACGGACAGCGGCCTAGTGATCACTACCGAGACCGGCCACTGGGTCGACCCGCGGGTGCCAAACCGGGTGTTCGGCCTCCTGGCCCGGGAGGCCGGCATCAAGCGCCTGTCGACGCACAGCGGGCGGCACACCAACATCTCCGGTCAGATCGCGGCCGGTGTCCCGATCGCGGTGGTGGCAGCCAGGGCCGGACATCGGGACGGCACGGTCACGGCAAAGGCGTACATCACGGTGATGCAGGATCAGATTCGGGCCGGAGGGTTCGACCTCGGTGGCTACCTCGGCCATCAACTCGATCAGGATCCAAAATAA
- a CDS encoding RNaseH domain-containing protein, which produces MPKRTATPAAPVVLKPMAFAFEHTQGQIHLATEVAWTPEAHMLVKSMSSDLYTTQKKNLPTQDLRMTLQIRDAGVIRTDTSLGTKDSSTVAFTRTDVTGATAAANAAAADWALGTLMPLVEPPDPQGKLMPGRASELRKLALNGKAMRAREERMAVLSWETNRQTGTAKVPYGSRQYAALADHVADLIEGHEIYPGRGPMRRAIRRDLTSNEVDLMTDVITLPHERGYDVRFSLGLTVSVETYPGRKLPIIKLHHRKFVWARTPTAGREKLSGYVLPGREARALRFELSKDLELGRDYALLADTYGLPNLTSAQHLAMTGVYGEHWVMITHKNGRAETEAAMTGVTDLDRRDSFARVADLVAPFGLTPWTGLQRIETTSRSETDLDGGWAGAFGTKKKKVKSKKAPSLFGEPAETDTTPEAVDPKKAATALRTQQDKLSEWATRMQANIDAHYGGTHQIVIAYGKNLHDQAAEAERILRTVLKSGATILLKRLPDAVHGRMRDLPGEELSKPGERAKVRAQAWKPFIDILNAHQKAHPEAPIQSVLILADRWYDGVHDDVINKRVARTTLNAALGVTVQYLLPIRTRRGTSVPDEDAMNDFRMRTMNAWRDLAWKGLGKMDGIEEKSRELIGTADRPVLGLGIIRVNRKKRNKNDASFVPYAIELDPVTGACSGAVLLGKGDSDPTPTAFLPLPQLLRALSEYGPSILAREKKASETNKARQAATQKFMANILIERTKVHPRLIVLADAETLNGNWSWLNDANVNPNDITLAGQDHFEGNCPDAAFIRIRQDVSPKVVRDAPKVRIIENGVEVPAAVWSDADLYRVTDASDDLQTYLSFGSKIIQRPRGISSHRPVQEAGASEPRGPYLDAYQTPNPIDVTVIRSGGLDPDDLARFVEALRREFAHFGSWIIAPGPLHFASALKEYIPDYDLSDEDEEAAQDQEDTFDPGSDRLF; this is translated from the coding sequence ATGCCGAAACGCACCGCCACGCCCGCCGCACCTGTCGTCCTGAAGCCCATGGCCTTCGCCTTCGAGCACACCCAAGGGCAGATTCACCTCGCCACCGAAGTCGCCTGGACACCGGAAGCGCACATGCTGGTGAAGTCGATGAGCAGCGACCTGTACACGACGCAGAAGAAAAACCTGCCGACCCAGGACCTGCGGATGACCCTGCAGATCCGCGATGCAGGCGTGATCCGCACCGACACCTCGCTCGGCACGAAAGACAGCAGCACCGTGGCGTTCACCCGCACAGACGTAACCGGAGCCACCGCCGCGGCGAACGCGGCCGCCGCCGACTGGGCCCTGGGGACCCTCATGCCGCTGGTTGAGCCACCGGACCCGCAGGGGAAGCTGATGCCCGGGCGCGCCTCGGAACTGCGCAAGCTGGCATTGAACGGAAAGGCCATGCGGGCCAGAGAGGAACGCATGGCGGTGCTGTCCTGGGAGACCAACCGGCAGACCGGGACCGCGAAAGTGCCGTACGGCAGCCGGCAGTACGCCGCGCTCGCCGATCACGTCGCTGACCTGATCGAAGGGCACGAGATCTACCCGGGGCGCGGCCCGATGCGCCGCGCCATCCGCCGGGACCTCACCTCAAACGAGGTGGACCTGATGACCGACGTGATCACCCTGCCGCACGAGCGCGGGTACGACGTGCGCTTCAGCCTGGGCCTGACAGTCAGCGTCGAAACGTACCCCGGCCGGAAGCTGCCGATCATCAAGCTGCACCACCGGAAGTTCGTCTGGGCCCGCACGCCCACCGCCGGGCGCGAGAAACTCAGCGGGTACGTGCTGCCCGGTAGGGAAGCGCGGGCGCTGCGGTTCGAGCTGAGCAAGGACCTTGAACTCGGCCGGGACTATGCCCTGCTTGCGGACACCTACGGCCTGCCGAACCTCACCAGCGCTCAGCACCTCGCGATGACCGGCGTGTACGGCGAGCACTGGGTGATGATCACCCACAAAAACGGCCGGGCCGAGACCGAAGCGGCCATGACCGGCGTGACGGACCTGGACCGCCGTGACTCGTTCGCCCGCGTGGCTGATCTGGTGGCGCCGTTCGGCTTAACGCCCTGGACCGGCCTGCAGCGGATCGAGACCACCTCCCGCAGCGAAACGGACCTCGACGGCGGCTGGGCCGGTGCGTTCGGAACGAAGAAGAAAAAGGTCAAGTCGAAGAAGGCCCCGTCCCTGTTCGGCGAACCGGCGGAGACGGACACCACGCCCGAAGCGGTCGATCCGAAAAAAGCCGCGACGGCGCTGAGGACCCAGCAGGACAAGCTCAGTGAATGGGCCACGCGGATGCAGGCGAACATCGATGCGCATTACGGCGGCACGCACCAGATCGTGATTGCCTACGGCAAGAACCTTCACGATCAGGCCGCTGAGGCGGAACGGATCCTGCGGACCGTGCTGAAATCCGGCGCAACCATCCTCCTCAAGCGTCTGCCCGACGCGGTGCACGGTCGGATGAGGGACCTCCCGGGCGAGGAGCTGTCCAAACCCGGCGAACGGGCGAAGGTGCGCGCCCAGGCCTGGAAGCCGTTCATCGACATCCTCAATGCCCACCAGAAAGCCCACCCTGAAGCACCGATTCAGAGCGTGCTGATCCTCGCGGACCGCTGGTACGACGGAGTGCACGACGACGTGATCAACAAACGCGTCGCCCGCACCACCCTGAACGCCGCGCTCGGCGTGACGGTGCAGTACCTGCTGCCGATCCGCACCCGCCGCGGCACCAGCGTCCCAGACGAGGACGCCATGAATGACTTCCGAATGCGCACCATGAACGCCTGGCGGGACCTGGCCTGGAAGGGCCTCGGGAAGATGGACGGCATCGAAGAGAAATCCAGAGAGCTGATCGGCACCGCCGACCGGCCGGTGCTGGGCCTCGGCATCATCCGCGTGAACCGCAAGAAGCGCAACAAGAACGACGCGAGCTTCGTGCCGTACGCCATCGAACTCGACCCGGTCACCGGGGCGTGCTCCGGCGCGGTGCTGCTCGGCAAGGGCGACAGCGATCCCACGCCCACCGCGTTCCTGCCGCTGCCGCAGCTGCTCCGCGCGCTCAGCGAATACGGCCCAAGCATCCTCGCACGCGAAAAGAAAGCGTCCGAGACCAACAAGGCCCGGCAGGCGGCCACGCAGAAGTTCATGGCGAATATCCTGATCGAACGCACCAAGGTCCACCCGAGGCTGATCGTGCTCGCCGACGCCGAAACGCTGAACGGCAACTGGTCGTGGCTCAACGACGCGAACGTCAACCCGAACGACATCACCCTCGCCGGGCAGGACCACTTCGAAGGCAACTGCCCGGACGCGGCGTTCATCCGCATCCGCCAGGACGTCTCCCCGAAAGTCGTGCGCGACGCCCCGAAAGTCCGGATCATCGAAAACGGTGTGGAAGTCCCGGCGGCCGTGTGGAGTGACGCGGACCTGTACCGCGTGACCGACGCGAGCGACGACCTCCAGACGTACCTGTCGTTCGGCTCGAAGATCATCCAGCGGCCCCGCGGCATCAGCTCTCACCGGCCGGTGCAGGAAGCCGGGGCGAGCGAACCGCGCGGCCCGTACCTCGACGCGTACCAGACGCCCAACCCGATCGACGTAACCGTCATCCGTTCGGGCGGCCTGGACCCGGACGACCTGGCCCGCTTCGTCGAAGCGCTGCGGCGTGAATTCGCGCACTTCGGCAGCTGGATCATCGCGCCCGGACCGCTGCACTTCGCGTCGGCCCTCAAGGAGTACATTCCCGACTACGACCTGAGCGACGAGGACGAAGAGGCGGCGCAGGACCAGGAAGACACCTTCGACCCTGGAAGCGACCGGCTGTTCTGA
- a CDS encoding class I SAM-dependent DNA methyltransferase, which yields MSTDPHTFIQRWKASGGSERANYASFLIELCELLGVPRPDPSTSSGKGTYVFEREVQEVFTDGSHTSRFLDLYRQGSFVLETKQGVEAEEASVNAARTSTGKAPRKKRGHGVRGTKTWDTSMVRAKEQAEAYVRFLPVDEGRPPFILVVDVGHVIEVYSEFSRSGGTYLPFPTARNHRIPLADLEKAEVRERLRTIWLDPQSLDPSRHAARVTRKVTTWLAEIGKSLEASRTADGQPSFTAEQVSTFLMRMIFTMFAEDMDLIPRGEFTKALKSVKNTPENFVPLMKELWEAMASGGLSAFLRSKILKFNGGLFENPEVLPVTAEQLDLLIHAAESDWSEVEPSIFGTLVERALDVRERHRLGAHYTPRAYVERLVNRVVMEPLREDWRGVLVEVQRDLESAGESVEADQNARLKAVGKVEAFLAGLRQVRVLDPACGTGNFLYVSMELIKRLESEAQEVLLSLGGQPQLIDVSPENFLGLEINDRAASVASLVLWIGYLQIYARTHQKPAPPEPILKALKNIRQTDAVLSYRQTRIRKDDRGKKLTHWDGVTRTIDPASGHSVPDLNALVPDMEYLQPSRALWPEASFIVGNPPFIGAGPMRETLGSGYVEALRATYKQSKRVPGVPDSSDFVMYWWHKAAAALDLGRSQKAGLRRFGFVTTNSIKQTFNRRVVEERLTGMGLSLVYAVPDHPWVDESDGAAVRIAMTVVERGQRDGLIERVIEERVSENGEYTVVVVEETGRINPDLTVGTDLTAAVELRANENLSNRGVQLFGSGFIITPGQATQLGLGRIPGLERHIRHYRNGRDLTSQCRNVMVIDLFGLTEAEVRERFPEVFQHLLLAVKPERDQNKRASRKANWWLFGETNPKLRNQLFGLPRYIATVETSKHRFFQFLDASVLPDNMLVVVADEDAYVLGVLSSRTHVVWAMAQGSRLGVGNDPRYNKTRCFETFPFPAATSSQKAAIREKAQALDDHRKARLALHPDLGMTDLYNVLERLRAGEPLSKKEQDVHDRGLVTLLKRLHDELDELVAAAYGWTGTLSTQQLLSNLMALNEQRAAGERKDIVQWLRPAYQNPGSVVQEGLGLEVAVLPVAAEQIPAFPLRLAEQSRVVRQLLRSAARPLTVQQVARSFKGVGEGRAEELLETLVFLGQAREVPAHGGYTA from the coding sequence TTGTCCACCGACCCTCACACTTTCATTCAACGCTGGAAAGCTTCCGGTGGCAGCGAGCGGGCCAACTACGCGTCGTTCCTGATCGAACTATGCGAGCTGCTCGGCGTGCCCCGGCCTGACCCCTCCACCTCGTCTGGCAAAGGTACTTACGTCTTCGAGCGCGAGGTGCAGGAGGTCTTTACGGACGGCAGCCACACCAGCCGCTTCCTGGACCTGTACCGTCAGGGCAGCTTCGTGCTGGAAACCAAGCAGGGCGTCGAGGCCGAGGAGGCCAGCGTGAACGCAGCGCGCACCAGCACCGGCAAGGCCCCACGCAAGAAGCGCGGCCATGGGGTGCGCGGGACGAAGACCTGGGACACCAGCATGGTGCGGGCCAAGGAGCAGGCCGAAGCCTATGTTCGCTTTCTGCCCGTAGATGAAGGTCGCCCGCCGTTCATCCTGGTCGTGGATGTCGGACACGTGATCGAGGTCTACAGTGAGTTCTCGCGCTCCGGAGGCACCTACTTGCCGTTCCCCACCGCCCGGAACCACCGCATTCCGCTGGCCGATCTCGAGAAAGCGGAGGTGCGGGAGCGGCTGCGGACCATCTGGCTCGACCCGCAAAGCCTCGACCCGTCGCGCCACGCCGCCCGCGTCACCCGGAAGGTAACCACCTGGCTGGCTGAAATCGGCAAAAGCCTGGAAGCTTCACGCACCGCCGACGGGCAGCCGAGCTTCACTGCCGAGCAGGTCAGCACCTTTTTAATGCGGATGATCTTCACCATGTTCGCCGAAGACATGGACCTGATTCCCAGGGGAGAGTTCACCAAGGCGCTGAAGAGCGTGAAGAATACACCGGAGAACTTCGTGCCGCTGATGAAGGAACTCTGGGAGGCCATGGCCAGCGGTGGCCTCAGTGCCTTTCTGCGGTCGAAGATCCTGAAATTTAACGGCGGTCTGTTCGAGAACCCTGAGGTGCTGCCCGTGACTGCCGAGCAGCTGGACCTCCTGATCCACGCAGCTGAATCGGACTGGAGCGAGGTCGAGCCCAGCATCTTCGGCACGCTGGTCGAGCGCGCCTTGGACGTCCGTGAACGGCACCGCCTCGGGGCGCACTACACCCCACGCGCTTACGTCGAGCGGCTGGTGAACCGGGTAGTGATGGAGCCGCTGCGTGAGGACTGGCGCGGTGTTCTCGTCGAGGTGCAACGCGACCTGGAATCGGCGGGCGAGAGCGTTGAAGCCGATCAGAATGCGAGGCTCAAGGCCGTCGGCAAGGTCGAAGCGTTTCTAGCCGGGTTGCGGCAGGTCAGGGTGCTGGATCCAGCCTGTGGAACAGGTAACTTTCTGTACGTCAGCATGGAACTGATCAAACGCCTGGAGTCTGAAGCGCAGGAGGTCCTGCTGAGCCTGGGTGGTCAGCCTCAGCTGATCGACGTCAGCCCCGAGAACTTCCTGGGCCTGGAGATCAACGACCGCGCTGCCAGCGTCGCGAGCCTGGTGCTGTGGATCGGCTACCTGCAGATCTACGCCCGCACCCACCAGAAGCCCGCGCCGCCTGAACCGATTCTCAAAGCGCTGAAGAACATCCGCCAAACCGACGCGGTGTTGAGCTACCGTCAGACTCGGATCCGCAAGGACGACCGGGGAAAGAAGCTCACCCACTGGGACGGGGTCACCCGGACCATCGACCCTGCCAGTGGCCATAGCGTGCCGGACCTGAACGCCCTGGTGCCCGACATGGAATACCTGCAACCATCCCGGGCCCTGTGGCCGGAGGCGTCTTTCATCGTCGGCAACCCGCCCTTTATCGGGGCCGGGCCAATGCGCGAAACCCTAGGCAGTGGCTACGTCGAGGCCCTCCGCGCCACCTACAAGCAGAGCAAAAGAGTACCCGGCGTGCCGGACAGCAGCGACTTCGTGATGTACTGGTGGCATAAGGCCGCTGCCGCCCTGGATCTCGGCCGTAGCCAGAAGGCAGGCCTGAGGCGGTTCGGCTTCGTGACCACCAACAGCATCAAGCAGACCTTCAACCGTCGCGTGGTCGAGGAGCGGCTGACCGGCATGGGGCTGAGCTTGGTGTACGCCGTGCCGGATCACCCGTGGGTAGACGAGTCCGACGGGGCCGCCGTGCGCATTGCCATGACAGTAGTGGAACGCGGTCAGCGGGACGGGCTGATCGAGAGGGTGATCGAAGAAAGGGTCAGTGAGAACGGCGAGTACACCGTGGTCGTCGTTGAGGAGACCGGGCGTATCAATCCCGACCTTACGGTGGGAACGGACCTGACTGCTGCTGTCGAACTTCGGGCCAACGAAAACCTCAGTAACCGCGGCGTGCAACTGTTCGGGAGTGGCTTCATCATCACCCCGGGACAGGCGACGCAACTTGGGCTGGGCCGAATTCCGGGGCTGGAGCGGCACATACGCCACTACCGCAACGGCCGCGACCTGACTTCACAGTGTCGGAACGTCATGGTCATTGATCTGTTCGGGCTCACCGAAGCTGAAGTGCGGGAACGCTTCCCAGAAGTCTTTCAGCACCTGTTGCTGGCCGTGAAACCTGAGCGAGATCAGAATAAAAGGGCGAGTCGAAAGGCGAACTGGTGGCTGTTCGGTGAGACAAATCCGAAGCTGAGAAATCAGCTGTTCGGTTTGCCGCGTTACATCGCCACCGTGGAGACCAGCAAACATCGGTTCTTCCAGTTCTTGGACGCCAGCGTGCTGCCTGACAACATGCTGGTGGTCGTTGCGGATGAGGACGCATACGTACTCGGAGTGCTGAGTAGCCGGACTCATGTCGTCTGGGCGATGGCCCAAGGCAGTCGACTCGGTGTAGGAAACGACCCTCGCTACAACAAGACCCGTTGCTTTGAGACCTTTCCTTTCCCGGCGGCAACATCCAGCCAGAAAGCGGCCATCCGTGAGAAGGCACAGGCCCTTGACGATCACCGCAAAGCCCGACTGGCCCTGCACCCTGACTTGGGGATGACGGACCTGTACAACGTCTTGGAACGACTTCGGGCGGGTGAGCCTCTCAGCAAGAAAGAGCAGGACGTCCATGATCGGGGGCTGGTCACTCTATTGAAGAGGCTTCACGACGAACTGGACGAACTGGTAGCAGCCGCCTACGGCTGGACCGGGACGCTCTCCACGCAGCAGCTGCTCAGCAATCTAATGGCGTTGAACGAGCAGCGGGCTGCCGGAGAGCGCAAGGACATCGTGCAGTGGCTGCGCCCGGCGTACCAGAACCCCGGGAGCGTAGTGCAGGAGGGGCTGGGCCTGGAAGTGGCGGTGCTGCCGGTGGCGGCTGAGCAGATCCCGGCCTTCCCGCTGCGGCTGGCCGAACAGTCGCGGGTGGTGCGCCAGCTGCTGCGGAGCGCCGCGCGGCCCCTCACAGTGCAGCAGGTCGCCCGGAGTTTCAAAGGCGTGGGCGAAGGCCGGGCCGAAGAACTGCTGGAAACCCTGGTATTTCTCGGGCAGGCCCGGGAAGTTCCGGCACATGGTGGGTACACCGCTTAA